A window from Eretmochelys imbricata isolate rEreImb1 chromosome 23, rEreImb1.hap1, whole genome shotgun sequence encodes these proteins:
- the LENG8 gene encoding leukocyte receptor cluster member 8 has product MMATNIGDQRSSEWAPQYNLGNSTARENSMEGQAHENPEWEKARQALASISKANAASGTNKGSNNGLANTQYASPQGDPNAMQQQQQQYYQWYQPYSFGYPYNYCYPMNVYPGYSFPNQYGVTGSYSSSSAQQPQGPGQHQGNMSQPPVPGMEEGMAYPNQQQQMATSTPPQPPPQHGSHPGGAMGQQQGGSSGGQHLQQNSGASYSQHAYSEGPKPKKGQPLWNRMKQAPGAGGLKFNIQKRPFVLTNQNFGTSDQHCNFGPQQNSEKHHNQGSSAGKPEDWPQDMKEYVQRCFTACESEEDKDRTEKLLKEVLQARLQDGTAYTIDWSREPLPGLGRDSTAESPKKKRWEMSSLHAPRGPMPSVLSPQQQQQRGSSGGSTVGSQSQRGGGSGAGRARGNSFPTKFGNRNVFMKENSSSSSAGSRSRSSSRSPSRHFRRSDSHSDSDSSFSGTDCRLASRRSAPKNRGRGGHVDRGRMRVQRGKRHDQGPSKRNRRRNAMDYEDPEKEFKKQRRAARFQHGHSKKLRLEPLILSINSLDPAGSESLDWNELKIMGTCQEITKHYLRLTCAPDPSTVRPVSVLKKSLSMVKSHWKEKQDYAFACEQMKSLRQDLTVQGIRTEFTVEVYETHARIALEKGDHEEFNQCQTQLKSLYAENLPGNVGEFTAYRILYYIFTKNSGDITTELAYLTKELKADPCVAHALALRAAWALSNYHRFFRLYRQAPCMSGYLIDKFAERERKAALKAMIKTFRPVLPVSYVQSELAFEAAEECQLFLAALSLVYTGTDATKIDCRQSLAVLANF; this is encoded by the exons AGAAAGCCAGGCAGGCACTGGCTAGTATCAGCAAAGCCAACGCTGCCTCTGGGACCAACAAGGGCTCCAACAACGGGCTGGCTAACACGCAG TATGCGTCTCCGCAAGGCGACCCAAACGCcatgcagcagcaacaacaacagtaTTACCAGTGGTACCAGCCATACAGCTTCGGATACCCCTACAATTACTGTTACCCAATG AACGTCTACCCAGGCTACAGCTTCCCCAACCAGTACGGGGTCACAGGGTCCTATTCCTCCTCATCAGCCCAGCAGCCGCAAGGTCCAGGCCAGCACCAAGGGAACATGAGCCAG CCCCCGGTCCCTGGCATGGAGGAAGGCATGGCCTACCCCAACCAACAGCAGCAGAtggccacctccacccccccgcaGCCGCCTCCGCAGCATGGCAGCCACCCCGGGGGCGCCATgggccagcagcagggtggcTCGTCGGGGGGCCAGCACCTGCAGCAAAACTCGGGCGCCTCCTACAGCCAGCACGCCTACTCAGAGGGGCCCAAGCCCAAGAAGGGGCAGCCGCTGTGGAACCGCATGAAAC AAGCCCCTGGAGCTGGTGGCCTGAAATTCAACATCCAGAAACGCCCCTTTGTGCTAACGAACCAGAACTTTGGGACCTCGGACCAGCACTGCAACTTTGGGCCACAGCAGAACTCAGAGAAACATCACAACCAAGG ctcgTCTGCCGGCAAACCAGAGGACTGGCCCCAGGACATGAAGGAGTACGTCCAGCGCTGCTTCACCGCCTGCGAGTCAGAGGAGGACAAGGACCGGACGGAGAAGCTGCTGAAAGAGGTGCTTCAAGCCAGGCTGCAAGACGGCACGGCCTACACCATCGACTGGAGCAGGGAGCCGCTGCCGGG gctgggcagggacagCACGGCCGAGAGCCCCAAGAAGAAGCGCTGGGAGATGTCTTCACTTCACGCTCCCCGGGGCCCCATGCCCTCCGTCCTGtcgccgcagcagcagcagcaaaggggcagcagtgggggcagcacggtgggctcccagtcccagcgcggggggggcagcggggctggCCGGGCCCGAGGGAACAGCTTCCCCACCAAATTTGGGAACCGCAATGTCTTCATGAAGGAGAACAGCTCGTCCTCCAGCGCTGGCTCCCGCTCCCGCTCGTCTTCTCGCTCGCCCAGCCGTCACTTCCGGCGCAG CGATTCCCATTCGGACTCCGACAGCTCCTTCTCCGGCACCGATTGCCGTCTGGCCAGCCGCAGGAGCGCGCCGAAAAACCGCGGCCGAGGGGGGCACGTGGACCGGGGCCGCATGAGGGTGCAGAGGGGTAAAAG GCATGACCAGGGCCCCTCCAAGCGCAACCGCAGGCGGAATGCCATGGACTACGAGGACCCCGAGAAGGAGTTCAAGAAGCAGCGGCGGGCAGCCCGCTTCCAGCATGGCCACTCCAAGAAGCTGCGCCTGGAGCCCCTCATCCTGTCCATCAATAGCCTGGACCCTGCCGGCTCGGAGAGCCTGGACTGGAATGAGCTGAAGATTATGGGCACCTGTCAGGAGATCACCAAGCACTACCTGCGGCTCACGTGCGCCCCTGACCCCTCCACCGTCCGGCCTGTCTCG GTGCTGAAGAAATCCCTGTCCATGGTGAAGTCGCACTGGAAGGAGAAGCAGGATTATGCCTTCGCTTGCGAGCAGATGAAATCGCTCCGGCAGGACCTCACG GTTCAGGGCATCCGCACGGAGTTCACGGTGGAGGTGTACGAAACCCATGCCCGGATAGCGCTGGAGAAG GGAGATCATGAGGAATTCAACCAGTGCCAGACCCAGCTCAAGTCTCTCTATGCAGAGAACCTGCCGGGCAACGTGGGGGAGTTCACCGCCTACCGCATCCTCTATTACATCTTCACCAAGAACTCCGGAG acatCACCACGGAGCTGGCCTACCTGACCAAGGAGCTGAAGGCGGACCCCTGCGTGGCCCACGCCCTGGCCCTGCGCGCCGCTTGGGCCCTGTCCAACTACCACCGCTTCTTCAGGCTTTACCGCCAGGCGCCCTGCATGTCCGGCTACCTCATCGACAAGTTTGCCGAGCGGGAGAGGAAGGCGGCGCTCAAAGCCATGATCAAAAC TTTCCGCCCGGTGCTCCCCGTCTCCTACGTTCAGTCCGAGCTGGCCTTCGAGGCTGCGGAGGAGTGCCAGCTCTTCCTAGCCGCTCTGTCCCTGGTGTACACAGGCACCGACGCAACCAAGATTGACTGCAGGCAGAGCTTAGCAGTCCTGGCCAACTTCTAA
- the LENG9 gene encoding leukocyte receptor cluster member 9 isoform X1, translating to MQAWLRDTQLLRGRPDSVDAMEGLSAAGDSAAPPADPTGGAPEPGCDGPGVTDPAPTLSPACRFFLAGSCRFGARCRNPHPGAPPAAPQPPPKRPSKKPPMKTAGDVVSRILWDRQLPPGAFTVGHLDRFSGVREDAFTAFSWEDLASVGPEVLAIPQHRIQYFKYCGRIVWDKASRLDDVFGSTGGGRTILEVMEEEAGGQQAVGMGDGGSAGGCSPAGGAGVPEEAVAPESEEEDEDAEAEPGALSRPPVASQPPRPTHFVAVRITSPELRGSVAQLQEALTQANPGLAEFCAPLPTLHLTLCLLRLDGAGEMQAAVTALRELQAEHRRLLPPAPLLRFRGLGTFQGRVLYAAPAPGPELAGLAHALEQGFVCKGLTVFPLPAHDCFHLTVAKIPAGGELKLSLPAEPPGEELGTQAVESLCLCQVGRGRRTDGFYSTLVELDLY from the exons ATGCAGGCCTGGCTCAGGGACACCCAGCTCCTCAGGGGCAG ACCGGACTCTGTTGACGCAATGGAGGGCCTGTCCGCTGCAGGAGATTCTGCTGCCCCCCCAGCCGACCCCACAGGGGGAGCCCCGGAACCGGGGTGCGATGGGCCGGGGGTTACAGATCCagcccccaccctcagccccgcCTGCCGCTTCTTCCTGGCGGGCAGTTGCCGCTTTGGTGCCCGCTGCCGGAACCCCCACCCCGGCGCCCCGCCTGCCGCCCCCCAGCCGCCCCCCAAACGCCCCAGCAAGAAGCCCCCCATGAAGACAGCCGGGGACGTCGTCTCCCGCATCCTCTGGGACCGCCAGCTGCCGCCCGGCGCGTTCACCGTGGGCCACCTGGATCGCTTCTCCGGCGTGCGGGAAGACGCCTTCACGGCCTTCTCCTGGGAGGACCTGGCCTCGGTTGGGCCGGAGGTGCTGGCCATACCCCAGCACAGGATCCAGTATTTCAAATACTGCGGCCGCATAGTGTGGGACAAAGCCAGCCGGCTGGACGACGTCTTCGGCTCCACCGGGGGTGGCCGGACCATCCTGGAGGTGATGGAGGAAGAGGCCGGGGGCCAACAGGCCGTGGGAATGGGGGATGGTGGCTCAGCTGGGGGATGCTCGCCGGCCGGTGGAGCCGGGGTGCCAGAGGAAGCCGTAGCTCCGGAGAGCGAAGAGGAGGATGAAGATGCCGAAGCTGAGCCAGGAGCCCTGAGCCGCCCCCCAGTGGCCTCGcagcccccacgccccacccaTTTCGTGGCCGTGCGCATCACCAGCCCGGAGCTGCGGGGCTCGGTGGCCCAGCTCCAGGAGGCCCTGACCCAGGCCAACCCCGGCTTGGCCGAGTTCTGCGCCCCACTGCCCACCCTCCACCTCACCCTCTGCCTCCTCCGGCTGGACGGTGCTGGCGAGATGCAGGCGGCCGTCACCGCCCTGCGGGAGCTGCAGGCTGAGCACCGACGCCTCCTGCCGCCTGCCCCGCTCCTGCGCTTCCGGGGCCTGGGCACCTTCCAGGGCCGGGTGCTGTACGCCGCCCCCGCGCCAGGCCCGGAGCTGGCAGGGCTGGCCCACgccctggagcagggatttgTCTGCAAGGGGCTGACTGTCTTCCCGCTCCCAGCCCACGATTGCTTCCATCTCACCGTGGCCAAGATCCCGGCGGGGGGGGAGCTGAAGCTGAGCCTGCCTGCAGAGCCCcccggggaggagctggggacCCAGGCAGTGGAATCGCTGTGTCTGTGCCAGGTGGGCAGGGGCAGACGGACGGATGGGTTTTACAGCACCCTTGTGGAGCTGGATCTGTACTGA
- the LENG9 gene encoding leukocyte receptor cluster member 9 isoform X2 — MEGLSAAGDSAAPPADPTGGAPEPGCDGPGVTDPAPTLSPACRFFLAGSCRFGARCRNPHPGAPPAAPQPPPKRPSKKPPMKTAGDVVSRILWDRQLPPGAFTVGHLDRFSGVREDAFTAFSWEDLASVGPEVLAIPQHRIQYFKYCGRIVWDKASRLDDVFGSTGGGRTILEVMEEEAGGQQAVGMGDGGSAGGCSPAGGAGVPEEAVAPESEEEDEDAEAEPGALSRPPVASQPPRPTHFVAVRITSPELRGSVAQLQEALTQANPGLAEFCAPLPTLHLTLCLLRLDGAGEMQAAVTALRELQAEHRRLLPPAPLLRFRGLGTFQGRVLYAAPAPGPELAGLAHALEQGFVCKGLTVFPLPAHDCFHLTVAKIPAGGELKLSLPAEPPGEELGTQAVESLCLCQVGRGRRTDGFYSTLVELDLY; from the coding sequence ATGGAGGGCCTGTCCGCTGCAGGAGATTCTGCTGCCCCCCCAGCCGACCCCACAGGGGGAGCCCCGGAACCGGGGTGCGATGGGCCGGGGGTTACAGATCCagcccccaccctcagccccgcCTGCCGCTTCTTCCTGGCGGGCAGTTGCCGCTTTGGTGCCCGCTGCCGGAACCCCCACCCCGGCGCCCCGCCTGCCGCCCCCCAGCCGCCCCCCAAACGCCCCAGCAAGAAGCCCCCCATGAAGACAGCCGGGGACGTCGTCTCCCGCATCCTCTGGGACCGCCAGCTGCCGCCCGGCGCGTTCACCGTGGGCCACCTGGATCGCTTCTCCGGCGTGCGGGAAGACGCCTTCACGGCCTTCTCCTGGGAGGACCTGGCCTCGGTTGGGCCGGAGGTGCTGGCCATACCCCAGCACAGGATCCAGTATTTCAAATACTGCGGCCGCATAGTGTGGGACAAAGCCAGCCGGCTGGACGACGTCTTCGGCTCCACCGGGGGTGGCCGGACCATCCTGGAGGTGATGGAGGAAGAGGCCGGGGGCCAACAGGCCGTGGGAATGGGGGATGGTGGCTCAGCTGGGGGATGCTCGCCGGCCGGTGGAGCCGGGGTGCCAGAGGAAGCCGTAGCTCCGGAGAGCGAAGAGGAGGATGAAGATGCCGAAGCTGAGCCAGGAGCCCTGAGCCGCCCCCCAGTGGCCTCGcagcccccacgccccacccaTTTCGTGGCCGTGCGCATCACCAGCCCGGAGCTGCGGGGCTCGGTGGCCCAGCTCCAGGAGGCCCTGACCCAGGCCAACCCCGGCTTGGCCGAGTTCTGCGCCCCACTGCCCACCCTCCACCTCACCCTCTGCCTCCTCCGGCTGGACGGTGCTGGCGAGATGCAGGCGGCCGTCACCGCCCTGCGGGAGCTGCAGGCTGAGCACCGACGCCTCCTGCCGCCTGCCCCGCTCCTGCGCTTCCGGGGCCTGGGCACCTTCCAGGGCCGGGTGCTGTACGCCGCCCCCGCGCCAGGCCCGGAGCTGGCAGGGCTGGCCCACgccctggagcagggatttgTCTGCAAGGGGCTGACTGTCTTCCCGCTCCCAGCCCACGATTGCTTCCATCTCACCGTGGCCAAGATCCCGGCGGGGGGGGAGCTGAAGCTGAGCCTGCCTGCAGAGCCCcccggggaggagctggggacCCAGGCAGTGGAATCGCTGTGTCTGTGCCAGGTGGGCAGGGGCAGACGGACGGATGGGTTTTACAGCACCCTTGTGGAGCTGGATCTGTACTGA